A single Ignavibacteriales bacterium DNA region contains:
- a CDS encoding YjgP/YjgQ family permease — translation MKILDRYLLKQFGQTVFFGLLAFTSLFVVIDLMENLDDFIDNNVISSIIFEYYIMFIPEIIKLMLPVSVLFAALFTTGKMANLNELTAIKAGGVSMFRYMLPILIVCFFISVMAVYFSGYIVPLANKRKINIEMNYLNKGYSFAGSNIFFQDSPTRIVSISYFDEPNNNALRVSIQDFDENDLTIVNQRFDAGRMFYDTLSGNWVMPIGYKRTFTDSVYTTTRLDSFPLSDLNFKPADLASKQLKPEEMNLGELQQFIADQIRAGNDVRKIEIEYYSRYSFAFTSLIIVLFGLPFSANKRKGGVALQIGINILITFIYLVMMKIIQAFGKNGSLDPIMTAWMVNFIFLAASLLNLTRLKQ, via the coding sequence ATGAAAATACTTGACCGCTATTTATTAAAGCAGTTTGGTCAGACGGTATTCTTCGGACTGCTCGCGTTCACCTCGCTGTTTGTGGTGATTGACCTGATGGAAAATCTGGATGACTTTATTGACAATAACGTCATCAGCAGCATCATCTTTGAATATTATATCATGTTCATTCCGGAAATCATCAAACTGATGCTTCCGGTTTCGGTTTTATTCGCGGCACTCTTTACAACGGGAAAGATGGCAAACCTGAATGAACTGACCGCCATCAAAGCAGGGGGAGTAAGTATGTTCAGATATATGCTCCCTATTCTGATTGTCTGCTTTTTTATCAGTGTGATGGCTGTTTACTTCAGCGGATATATTGTACCCCTTGCCAATAAAAGAAAAATTAACATCGAGATGAATTACCTCAACAAGGGTTATTCATTCGCGGGGAGTAATATCTTTTTTCAGGACAGCCCGACCAGAATTGTTTCGATCTCATATTTTGATGAACCAAACAATAACGCACTGAGAGTAAGCATTCAGGATTTTGATGAGAATGACCTGACCATAGTAAATCAGCGCTTTGATGCCGGCAGAATGTTTTATGACACTCTGAGCGGAAACTGGGTAATGCCTATCGGCTACAAAAGAACCTTTACTGATTCCGTCTACACAACCACAAGACTGGACTCTTTTCCTCTGAGCGATCTTAACTTTAAGCCGGCAGATCTTGCTTCCAAACAGTTAAAACCTGAGGAGATGAATCTTGGTGAACTGCAGCAGTTTATAGCAGATCAGATTCGTGCGGGCAATGATGTAAGAAAAATTGAAATTGAATATTACTCCCGCTATTCATTTGCATTTACATCCCTCATCATAGTACTCTTCGGGCTTCCCTTTTCCGCGAATAAACGGAAAGGCGGGGTTGCGCTTCAGATCGGAATAAATATTCTTATTACATTCATCTATCTGGTTATGATGAAGATCATACAGGCCTTTGGTAAAAACGGCTCCCTTGACCCGATAATGACCGCATGGATGGTTAATTTCATCTTCCTGGCAGCATCACTGTTAAACCTGACACGTTTAAAACAGTGA
- a CDS encoding YjgP/YjgQ family permease: MLIFLYILKNHATPFIFSAATLMGIFLLQFLMKAADKLVGKGLDFIVIFELIAYNLAWMVVLVIPMAVLVATLMAFGSMSQNNEITVMKSSGVSLYTMMAGPFAASIVVAGLLISFNNDVLPDANHQAKILMFEISQKKPTLSIEPGIFSQEVNNTAILVRDIDRTTGRMSQITLYDYSDPSKINIVTAESGKLYFTADMSKLIMDLNNGEIHETDQKENGLYRKLLFNRHKITMNADQFSIQSSGIGSHRGDRELSAADMWLRVDSIMALRNSYFALFMTDVNRYFIGDSLEKRKPFKADESAPPDFRNMITRLQAQKNLIISSSMRVDMMQGEADKYLVEIHKKYSIPVACIIFIMLGSPLGIMTRKGGFGMAASISLFFFLIYWAFLIGGEKLADRGIVSPLWGMWSANVLMGVLGIILTNKTAKETINLDFTFLKKLIPKKWRSEETDENT; encoded by the coding sequence ATGTTAATTTTTCTTTACATCCTCAAAAATCACGCGACCCCGTTCATCTTTTCAGCAGCAACGCTGATGGGAATTTTTCTGCTGCAATTCCTGATGAAAGCCGCGGATAAATTAGTCGGCAAAGGACTGGATTTTATCGTAATTTTTGAGCTGATCGCCTATAACCTCGCCTGGATGGTGGTTCTGGTAATCCCCATGGCAGTATTGGTGGCAACTCTGATGGCTTTTGGGTCGATGTCCCAGAATAATGAAATCACCGTAATGAAATCCTCCGGGGTCAGCCTTTACACAATGATGGCCGGGCCTTTCGCTGCTTCGATTGTGGTTGCCGGACTTTTAATCTCATTTAATAACGATGTACTGCCCGACGCCAACCATCAGGCAAAAATTCTGATGTTTGAGATTTCACAGAAAAAACCTACACTTTCAATAGAACCGGGCATTTTTTCACAGGAAGTAAATAATACCGCCATTCTGGTGCGTGATATTGACCGCACTACAGGCAGAATGAGCCAGATTACTCTCTACGATTATTCAGACCCCTCAAAAATTAACATTGTGACTGCAGAATCAGGGAAACTCTATTTTACTGCCGATATGAGCAAACTTATCATGGATTTGAATAATGGGGAAATTCACGAAACCGACCAGAAGGAAAACGGCCTTTACCGGAAGTTGCTTTTTAACCGTCACAAGATTACCATGAATGCTGATCAGTTTTCAATTCAATCATCGGGAATTGGCAGCCACCGCGGTGACAGAGAACTCAGCGCGGCCGATATGTGGCTCCGGGTGGACAGCATCATGGCTCTCAGGAATTCCTACTTTGCTTTATTTATGACCGATGTTAACAGATATTTTATCGGGGACAGTCTTGAAAAACGCAAGCCGTTCAAAGCCGATGAATCAGCTCCGCCAGACTTCAGAAACATGATCACCCGCCTTCAGGCACAGAAAAACCTTATTATCTCTTCTTCGATGAGGGTTGACATGATGCAGGGGGAAGCGGATAAATATCTTGTTGAAATTCATAAGAAATATTCTATCCCGGTTGCATGCATAATTTTTATCATGCTCGGCAGCCCGCTCGGTATCATGACCCGCAAAGGGGGCTTCGGAATGGCTGCAAGCATCAGTCTTTTCTTTTTTCTGATTTATTGGGCATTCCTTATCGGCGGTGAAAAACTCGCTGACCGGGGAATAGTCTCCCCTCTCTGGGGAATGTGGTCTGCCAATGTTCTGATGGGCGTGCTCGGCATTATTCTGACGAATAAGACTGCAAAAGAAACCATTAACCTTGATTTCACTTTCCTGAAAAAGCTCATTCCGAAAAAATGGCGCTCAGAGGAGACCGATGAAAATACTTGA
- a CDS encoding dipeptidase — translation MSQKQFIAENKDRFISELSELLRIPSISTLAENKADMIRTAEFIKQRLHDAGIKDVTIYETPGHPIVYAEWLGAPGKPTVLVYGHYDVQPVDPVDLWSTPPFEPVIKDGKIYARGATDDKGQMYMHIKSAETWLKTTGTLPVNIKFLIEGEEEIGSPSLEPFINAHKDLLKCDSVLISDTSLFAPGVPTLTYGLRGLCYMEVEVTGPNRDLHSGTYGGAVPNPVNILAGMIAKLHDKKGKVTIPGFYDEVVKLTKKERDNFAKLPFSEKKYAAAIGVKQLQGEEGFSTFERTWARPTLDCNGIFGGFTGQGAKTIIPSKATAKISMRLVANQSPKKISKLFEKYIKEIAPKSVSVKVTDLHGGDAALTPLDSKASIAASKAMERAFGKKTVYMREGGSIPIVAAFQRILKAPTVLMGMGLNTENLHSPNEHFNLNHFLLGIESSAYFFDEFSK, via the coding sequence ATGTCGCAGAAACAATTCATCGCAGAAAATAAGGACAGATTCATCAGTGAACTCTCAGAACTGCTGAGAATTCCAAGCATAAGCACACTTGCTGAAAACAAGGCAGACATGATCCGTACTGCTGAGTTCATCAAACAGCGGCTTCATGATGCAGGTATTAAAGATGTTACCATTTATGAAACCCCCGGCCACCCGATTGTCTATGCTGAATGGCTCGGCGCTCCAGGAAAACCGACCGTGCTGGTTTACGGGCACTATGATGTTCAGCCTGTTGACCCGGTTGATCTCTGGAGCACACCTCCGTTTGAACCGGTTATAAAAGACGGAAAGATTTATGCCCGTGGCGCGACCGATGACAAGGGGCAGATGTATATGCACATTAAAAGCGCTGAAACCTGGCTCAAAACAACTGGTACGCTTCCGGTAAATATTAAATTCCTCATTGAAGGTGAAGAAGAAATCGGCAGCCCGAGCCTTGAACCGTTTATTAATGCTCATAAAGATTTACTGAAATGTGATTCTGTTCTGATTTCAGATACATCACTCTTTGCGCCGGGTGTTCCGACACTGACTTACGGTCTCCGCGGCCTCTGCTATATGGAAGTAGAAGTAACCGGCCCGAATCGTGATCTTCATTCAGGCACCTATGGCGGCGCGGTTCCTAATCCGGTGAATATACTTGCCGGTATGATTGCAAAACTGCATGATAAAAAAGGAAAAGTAACCATCCCCGGGTTTTACGATGAAGTGGTTAAACTGACAAAGAAGGAACGCGATAATTTCGCGAAACTTCCTTTCAGTGAAAAGAAATATGCCGCTGCAATCGGCGTAAAACAACTTCAGGGAGAAGAAGGATTCTCAACATTTGAAAGAACCTGGGCACGTCCTACACTTGACTGCAACGGTATATTCGGCGGATTCACCGGACAGGGTGCCAAGACGATTATCCCCTCAAAGGCAACGGCAAAAATCAGCATGCGTCTGGTTGCAAACCAGTCTCCAAAGAAAATCAGCAAGCTGTTTGAAAAGTATATAAAAGAGATAGCCCCTAAATCAGTATCGGTAAAAGTGACCGATCTTCACGGCGGTGATGCTGCTCTTACCCCTCTGGACAGCAAAGCATCAATTGCGGCTTCAAAAGCGATGGAACGCGCTTTCGGCAAAAAGACCGTATATATGAGAGAAGGCGGGAGCATACCCATTGTGGCAGCGTTCCAGAGAATACTTAAAGCTCCGACCGTTCTGATGGGCATGGGCCTTAATACCGAAAATCTTCATTCCCCGAATGAACATTTTAATCTGAACCACTTCCTGCTTGGTATTGAGAGTTCAGCATATTTCTTTGACGAGTTCTCAAAGTAA
- a CDS encoding cob(I)yrinic acid a,c-diamide adenosyltransferase, with the protein MKIYTKTGDNGQTGLFGGGRVSKNSERIEAYGTVDELNSVLGLIQTESSDEKSGAIISFLQNQLFNVGSDLATPLDYQSPHFTIPRIGDSQIEEAERMIDELEQELEPLKNFILPGGGKAAAYAHLARTVCRRAERRIVTLSEHEDINRKIVIFVNRVSDLLFVLARYLNKLEKRTDIPWKK; encoded by the coding sequence ATGAAAATTTACACAAAAACAGGGGATAATGGCCAGACCGGCCTTTTTGGCGGAGGCAGGGTCAGCAAAAATTCAGAACGTATTGAAGCATACGGGACTGTGGATGAACTTAATTCTGTTCTTGGACTGATTCAGACCGAATCCAGTGACGAAAAATCAGGGGCTATAATCAGTTTTTTGCAGAATCAGCTTTTTAACGTCGGGTCTGATCTGGCAACTCCACTGGATTATCAGTCACCCCACTTTACGATTCCCAGAATCGGTGATAGCCAGATCGAGGAAGCGGAACGGATGATTGATGAACTTGAGCAGGAGCTTGAGCCGCTGAAGAATTTTATCCTTCCCGGGGGAGGTAAGGCTGCCGCATATGCTCACCTTGCGCGGACGGTCTGCCGAAGGGCTGAGAGGCGGATTGTTACCCTTTCTGAGCATGAAGATATCAACCGGAAAATCGTTATTTTTGTAAACAGGGTTTCAGATCTTTTGTTCGTTCTGGCCCGGTATCTCAACAAACTCGAAAAGAGAACTGATATTCCCTGGAAAAAATAA
- a CDS encoding MHS family MFS transporter has protein sequence MDQNLGTSQNEFYEFEKPESLTKVITASSVGTMIEWYDFYIFGSLATVLAGKFYQTGTALGDIIAWLAAFAVGFIVRPFGALFFGRIGDLIGRKYTFLITMSLMGLCTFAVGVLPTSETIGPAAGIILIVLRILQGLALGGEYGGAATYIAEHAPTGKRGYYTSFIQITATAGLFMSLGVILVTRQITGEEAFAEYGWRIPFLISILLVAVSLYIRVSLKESPLFNKLKKEGKISKNPLKESFANKENLRMVMLALFGATMGQGVVWYTGQFYALFYLQKIFNVPLVDSNMIVGGALLLASPLFIVTGWLSDRVGRKPIILGGMLAAALTYIPIYTIMEHFQPGPDYNPWMLAFLVFIQVIYVTMVYGPIAAFLVELFPTKIRYTSMSLPYHIGNGVIGGLVPIIGLTMIETTGNHLAGLWYPIAIAAISFIVGYFFIPETRHIELDDTHL, from the coding sequence ATGGATCAGAATCTTGGTACCAGCCAGAATGAATTCTATGAATTCGAAAAACCTGAATCCCTCACCAAAGTAATAACCGCCTCATCAGTCGGGACGATGATTGAGTGGTATGACTTTTATATATTCGGCAGCCTGGCAACCGTATTAGCAGGCAAGTTTTATCAGACCGGCACTGCCTTAGGGGATATCATTGCATGGCTGGCTGCTTTTGCTGTCGGTTTTATCGTGCGCCCATTCGGGGCTCTCTTCTTCGGAAGAATCGGAGACCTCATCGGCAGGAAATATACCTTTCTTATCACCATGAGTCTCATGGGTTTATGTACATTTGCTGTGGGAGTTTTACCCACGAGTGAGACCATAGGGCCGGCAGCAGGCATTATTCTTATCGTTCTCAGAATACTGCAGGGCCTTGCTCTCGGCGGGGAGTATGGCGGTGCGGCAACCTATATCGCTGAACATGCACCGACAGGAAAACGCGGCTATTACACAAGTTTTATTCAGATAACCGCCACAGCAGGGCTATTTATGTCACTCGGCGTTATTCTGGTTACACGGCAGATAACCGGTGAAGAAGCCTTCGCGGAATACGGCTGGAGAATTCCATTTCTGATTTCCATCCTTCTTGTGGCCGTTTCGCTGTATATACGTGTCTCACTAAAGGAGTCTCCCCTTTTTAACAAACTGAAGAAAGAGGGAAAGATCTCCAAAAATCCTCTTAAGGAAAGTTTCGCAAATAAGGAAAATCTGCGGATGGTGATGCTTGCTCTGTTCGGTGCTACTATGGGGCAGGGAGTTGTCTGGTATACCGGACAGTTTTACGCGCTTTTCTATCTGCAGAAAATCTTTAACGTACCGCTTGTGGATTCCAACATGATAGTCGGGGGAGCGCTTCTGCTGGCCTCGCCTCTGTTCATTGTTACCGGCTGGCTTTCAGACCGGGTTGGCAGAAAGCCGATTATCCTTGGAGGTATGCTTGCAGCCGCACTTACCTATATACCTATATATACCATCATGGAGCACTTCCAGCCGGGACCGGATTATAACCCCTGGATGCTGGCCTTTCTGGTGTTTATTCAGGTAATCTATGTTACCATGGTCTATGGCCCTATTGCGGCATTCCTGGTGGAACTTTTCCCGACTAAAATCAGATATACATCCATGTCACTCCCCTATCACATTGGCAACGGTGTTATCGGCGGACTGGTACCCATCATCGGGCTTACGATGATTGAAACAACCGGCAACCATCTTGCCGGACTCTGGTATCCAATTGCGATTGCCGCTATTTCATTTATCGTCGGGTATTTCTTTATCCCCGAGACAAGACACATTGAACTGGATGATACGCATCTTTAG
- a CDS encoding tetratricopeptide repeat protein — translation MIRLTYLFLILLCSSLVLGQDSPSIDSLRQEAEKQSGEKKANTLLILSSEIRTKDLSLSYSYAREALAIFTSSGNFSGKAKAGLELALCYFNEQKYSESTRTLNIAMADAKSGKDSVTYAYVISSLADLIEKEGRIEEAIRLHQESYGILMRFGEERGASIELASIGLIYWRRGDNLPALQLFRDAYEIRKKLGLKRSMAMALNNIGVVYWRMGIFEKAFEAYSESYELRKMVNDTRGMIITTNNIGLIFLKLSNFPKAQEHFMRALEDSKRESYIFGEAYSNFNLADYYLSIRNYDSALVYASHAVYLYNSFKEHNSVANSLNYVGRAHQGLGNLQQAEKFFHAALDTADIIDDKFSMSASYHNLAKLHMEMADFTEALRYVKLAEKNAGSNNTLQLRTDLNYLYSEIYSKTGDYTNAYRALAAYTALRDSQSVERLNYSMVNWQIQYEIQSIEKENLLLKTEKEVAEANLRNANLIRNFLITIVLLVLGSFIWIYILYKKNQKADEAVRNQREELKRLNEELAHQNSALAETNRTKDKLFSIISHDLTSPFQALLGNSDILVSDIDKLSRQEIKNFASDISRASKNLLELTKNLLTWSRVQTNRITINPENILAADVIGSVKELAAIQAVSKNIKISSSVTGTIRLYTDRQMLSNILLNLLTNAIKFTEPGGTISIIATLSEDNQKALITVKDTGVGIEPERLKMMFDTLDSHSTEGTNREKGTGLGFQLTKELIHKLGGEISGESVEGEGSSFTITLPAI, via the coding sequence GTGATTAGATTAACATATTTATTTCTTATTCTGCTTTGTTCCTCACTGGTTTTGGGGCAGGATTCTCCGTCTATTGACAGTCTGCGACAGGAGGCAGAGAAGCAGTCAGGGGAGAAAAAAGCCAATACCCTCCTCATCCTCTCTTCAGAAATCCGCACAAAAGATCTCTCACTATCGTATTCGTATGCCCGTGAGGCGCTGGCAATTTTCACCTCATCCGGCAATTTCTCCGGAAAGGCAAAAGCCGGGCTTGAACTGGCTCTGTGTTACTTCAACGAGCAAAAATACAGTGAGAGCACCAGAACGCTTAATATTGCCATGGCTGACGCAAAAAGCGGAAAGGATTCCGTGACCTATGCGTATGTTATCAGCAGTCTGGCTGACCTGATAGAAAAAGAAGGAAGAATTGAGGAAGCAATCCGCCTGCATCAGGAGTCATACGGCATTCTTATGCGGTTTGGCGAGGAAAGAGGAGCATCCATTGAACTTGCAAGCATAGGGCTTATTTACTGGAGAAGGGGTGATAATCTTCCTGCTCTGCAGCTTTTCCGTGATGCTTATGAAATCCGTAAGAAACTCGGTCTTAAACGCAGCATGGCAATGGCGCTGAATAATATAGGCGTGGTTTACTGGAGAATGGGAATATTTGAAAAGGCATTTGAAGCTTACTCAGAATCCTATGAGCTCCGTAAAATGGTTAATGATACCCGCGGCATGATCATCACAACCAATAATATCGGCCTGATTTTCCTTAAACTCAGCAATTTCCCAAAAGCGCAGGAACACTTCATGCGCGCTCTGGAGGACTCAAAAAGGGAATCATATATATTTGGCGAAGCCTATTCCAACTTTAATCTTGCGGATTATTACCTGAGCATAAGAAATTATGACAGCGCCCTGGTTTACGCTTCTCACGCGGTGTATCTCTATAATTCATTTAAGGAACACAATTCGGTTGCGAATTCGCTTAATTATGTAGGCAGAGCACATCAGGGACTTGGCAATCTTCAACAGGCGGAAAAGTTTTTTCATGCCGCGCTTGATACCGCAGATATCATTGATGATAAATTTTCCATGTCAGCATCGTATCACAACCTGGCAAAGCTGCATATGGAAATGGCTGATTTCACTGAAGCACTCCGCTATGTGAAGCTGGCTGAAAAAAACGCCGGCAGTAATAATACACTGCAGCTCAGAACCGACCTGAATTACCTGTATTCTGAAATTTACAGCAAGACGGGGGATTATACCAATGCATACCGGGCGCTTGCTGCATATACCGCGCTGAGGGACAGCCAGTCCGTGGAACGGCTTAATTACTCAATGGTTAACTGGCAGATTCAGTATGAAATTCAGTCCATTGAAAAGGAAAATCTGCTGCTTAAAACCGAAAAAGAAGTTGCCGAAGCCAACCTGCGCAATGCCAATCTTATCAGAAATTTTCTGATTACCATTGTTCTGCTGGTTCTGGGATCATTTATCTGGATATATATTTTATACAAGAAGAATCAGAAGGCCGATGAAGCCGTCCGCAATCAGCGGGAAGAACTGAAGCGGCTTAATGAGGAACTTGCCCATCAGAACAGCGCTCTTGCAGAGACAAACAGAACAAAAGATAAACTCTTTTCCATCATTTCGCATGACCTCACCAGCCCGTTCCAGGCGCTTCTGGGTAATTCAGATATCCTGGTCAGCGATATAGACAAACTCAGCAGACAGGAGATAAAGAACTTTGCTTCTGATATCAGCAGAGCTTCAAAAAATCTGCTCGAGCTTACAAAAAATCTTCTTACCTGGTCACGCGTACAGACAAACCGGATCACCATCAATCCTGAAAATATCCTTGCAGCCGATGTAATAGGATCAGTAAAGGAACTGGCTGCTATTCAGGCCGTAAGTAAAAATATCAAAATTTCTTCTTCGGTAACCGGTACTATCCGTCTCTACACGGACAGACAGATGCTTTCTAATATTCTCCTGAATCTTCTTACCAACGCCATTAAATTCACCGAACCAGGGGGAACCATCAGCATTATTGCAACTCTCTCTGAAGATAATCAGAAGGCCTTAATAACGGTTAAGGATACAGGCGTTGGTATTGAACCTGAACGGCTTAAAATGATGTTTGACACCCTTGATTCACATTCTACTGAAGGCACAAACAGAGAAAAAGGCACAGGTCTTGGTTTTCAGCTTACCAAAGAACTGATTCACAAACTCGGCGGCGAGATTTCCGGTGAGAGTGTTGAGGGTGAGGGTTCAAGTTTCACTATTACTTTACCGGCCATTTAA